The genomic segment CCTCACGCCTGCCGGCGCCCCAGCAGCACGTAGTCGCCGTACTGGCCGATCTGGCGGAAGTGGGCCTCGATCCAGTCGTCGAGGAGGTGCACGCCGGAGGACTTGGAGGAGCCGTTGTCCTCGAGCGCCAGGGCCAGCGGTGACTCCCAGCGCACGATGAGGCGGGTGTCGCTGCGCACCAGGTCGCGGATCATCTCGCGCTGCACCTCGGCCGTCGTGACGACCCCGGGCTGCACGACGTCGTAGCGCGTCGGGTTCGTGCGGTCCAGCAAGGTGTACAACAACGTGTCCCCCACCCGCACGTGGTCGTAGCGCGGCGGCGCCGACAGCACCGGCATGCCGGGACGTGAGCGCTCGTCGACCGCGATGGCGAGCGCCTGAAGTGCCTTGGCGTCCTCGGGCGTCGAGCGGATCTCGACGCCGTCGGGCAGCTCGACGGCCACCATCTCGCTGGCGTCGCGCACCTTGCCCAGCTGGCGGTCCAGGCCGTGGACGACGATGAGCGCCAGGGCGACCGCCAGTGCCACCTGCAGCCAGCGGCGCGGCTCGCGCGCCGCGGCCGCCGCGAGCCCGACGCCCAGCACGGCCGACAGCGGCACGAGGTGGAACTCGTCGGTGCGGGCCAGCAGGTAGCCCAGCCCCGCGACCATGAGGGCCGCCAGCGCCCCGCCCCGGCGGCGCGGCAGCGCCGAGGCGGCCCAGAGGATCACCGCGACGACGAGGATCGCCGGGAAGGTCCGCTCGAGCACCTTGTTGGGGTCGGTGGTATGCGGCGCCAGGGGGAACGGGAGGCGCTGCAGCCCCTGCTTGCCCACGAAGCCGAACGTCTGGGAGAGCAGGTCCCCCGGCGCGACGACGAGGAACGGGAGCAGGCCGGCGAGGCCGACCGCCGCCGCGACGGCCAGGGGCGTCAACGACACGCGCGAGCGGCCGTGCAGCACGGCGGCGCCGATGGCCGCCGCCACGCCGATCTCCGGCCGGAAGAGGAACGCCAGCCCGGCCAGGGCGCCGGCGAGCGAGCCCCGGCGCCGGGCGACCAGCAGCGCGCCGAGGGCCAGGGTGGTGGCCGAGGCGTTGGGCCCGGGCGTCAGCGGCCAGGCCATCGCCGCCGCCACCGCCGCCCAGGAGGCCAGCGCCCAGCGGTCGTTGACGGTCTCGCGGCGGACGAGCAGGTAGGCGAGCACCGCGGCGGCCGCCCCCGTGAAGACCCGCAGCACCCGCCAGCCCCAGAGCGTGTTGCCGATGAGGGCCTGCACGAGCGGCTGGCCGGGGAGATAGTTGCACCAGAAGTCGCGGTAGGGCCACTGGCCCCCGGCGATGCGGTGGCCCCACTGCAGCATGAGGCCCTCGTCGTGCGGGCCCAGGCCCGCACGCATGTCGAGGGCGGCCAGCGCGGCGGCCAACAGCCCCAGGATCAGCAGCCGCCAGACGGACACCTCGACGGTGTGGCGGAAGAACCCCAGGGACGGCTCATGGCCCCGGCGGTGGCGGCGGCCGCCCACGGTGCTCACTCCAGCGCCTCCCGGTGGCCTCCGGCCCCCGGCCCGCGCCACGGGCGCCAGGGAACGGCCTGTGCCATCGCCGCGGCCCCGGGCGCCCCGCCGGCCGCGCGGCGAGCCCGCAGGCTGCCGCGCGCGTCGCGCAGCCCGGCCGCGAGCCCGCGCAGGTGGCCGCGCAGCGTTCCGCCGCGCGCGGCCGACACGAGCCAGCCGGCCTGCCGGTAGGCCACGAACGGGGCCCAGCGCAGCGGGAACCAGCGGGTGACGAGCAGGAGGCTGTTGCGCGCGACCCAGAAGCCGACGGCCGCGCCCGAGCCCCCTCCGGCGTGGCGCGCCACCGCGGGCTCGTAGCGGCACGTCCACCCCGCCAGCCGCAGGCGCAGCGCGAGGTCGACGTCCTCGAGGTACATCCCGTAGCGCTCGTCGAAGCCGCCCGCGGCGACCACGGCGTCGCGGCGGTACAGCGCGGCGCCCGCGCACGCGCCCCAGATCTCCCCGGCCTCGCCGAAGCGCGACGGCGGGTCGGTGTCCCGGCGCCCGTGGCCGCGCTGCTCGCAGACGCCGTCGCGGCGCAGCGTGTCGCCGGCGTCGTCGATGAGGCCCGGGTCGTCCATCCCGACCATCTTGCACGCCACGGACCCCGCCTCGGGTGCGGCCTCCAACACTCCTGCCATCCGCGCCACCCAGTCGGGTGCCAGGACGACGTCGGTGTTGACCAGCGCGACCGCGTCGCAGTCGGCGACGGAGGCGATGCCGAGGTTGACCGCCGCGGCGAACCCTCCGGGCTGCCCGCGGCCCACCACGTCGATCCCCTGGGCGCGCAGCCAGGCCACGGATTCGTCGCGCGAGCCGTCGTCGACGACGATGAGGCGGTCCGGGGACCGGGTCTGGGCGCGGAGCGAGTCGATCAGGCCGGGCAGCCACCGGCGCCCGTCGCGATTGGGGACGACGACCGCGACCCTCACGCGGCCGTTCGGCGCCCGGCGAGCGCCAGGCCCAGCGCCGGCCGCCGGCGCTCCCCGCGTGGACCCGGGCCGGCCGCGAGGCCCTGCTCGACGTTCGCGAGGATCCCCGCACGGAACGCGTCGGCGCTGAAGCGCTGCGCGTTGGCGACGCAGTCGGCGGGGTCGACCGACAGCGGGTCGAACGCCGCCACCGCCTCGGCGAGGGCCTCCGGCGTCGCGCTCTCGTAGAAGACCCCGGTGCGCCCCTCCACCACGGACTCCGTCACGCCGCCCTCGTCGAGCGCGATGACCGGCCGCCCGGCGGCCTGGGCCTCGACGGCGGCGATGCCGAACTCCTCCGTCGCGGTGACCACCAGCGCCCGCGAGGTCGCCAGCAGCCGCGCGACCTCGGCGTCGCTGACCCGACCGGTGAAGCGCACGGTCGGGCCCGCCAGCCGCTGCAGGCGCCGCGCGTCGGGCCCGTCGCCGATGATGACCAGCGGACGGCGCAGCTGGCCGAACGCGCGCACGGCCAGCTCGATGCGCTTGTGCGGCATGAGCTCGGACAGGACGACGTAGTGCTCGCCGGGCACGCCGGGCGCGAAGCGCTCGATCTCCACGGGCGGGTGCACGACGTCGGCCTCGCGGGTGAAGTAGCGCGCGATCCGCCGGCGCGTGGTCTCCGAGTTGGCCACGTAGCGGTCGACCCGTTGGGCGGCGATCCAGTCCCACTGGCGCCAGCGCGACAGCACCGCGCCCAGCGCGGCCCGCGCGATCGGCCCGCGGCCGCGCAGCGTCGCCTCGCGCGCGTTCCAGGCGTAGCGGAAGGGGTTGTGGCAGTAGCAGACGTGCACCGCGTTCTCGGAGGGCAGCACGCCGTGCGCCCAGGCCGACGAGCTCGAGAGCACGAGGTCGTAGCCGCTGAGGTCCAGCGCCTCCATGGCGTAGGGGTAGAGCGGCAGGTAGCGCCGGAACGACGTGGCGTCGGGCCGCAGGCGCTGCAGGAACGACGTGTGCACCCGCCGGTGGGCGAAGCGCCCCTCGGTGCCGACCGGGTCGTAGACCGCCGTGAACAGGTCGGCCTCGGGGAACATCTCGCAGAGCGCGAGGAACACGCGCTCGCCCCCGCGCAGGTCCAACAGGAAGTCGTGGACCAGTGCGACGCGTGGCTCATCCGGCAGCATCCGGCGGCGAGTCTAATTCCCCGGGCCGACTCACCACGCTGCGGCCGGCACGGCGCTCCCCGCCAGCAGGGCCGCGGCGACCGCCCCGGGGTCGTCCCACATCGGGATGTGGCCGCAGCCCGGGAGCGCGATCTCCCGTATCGCGGCGGGGATCGTGCGGGGGCGGGCGATGAGGCGGTCGTGCTCGGGCCAGACCAGGGTCACGGGTACGCCGACGCGGTCGAGGTCCGGGAACCGACCGGCGCGCATCGCCGCGTTGACGGCGGTGAAGCCGGGCGCCCGACCGTAGGAGCGCACGAGCGCCGCGGCGTCGGCCGGCGGCACGCGCTCGGGGTGGGCCATCGTCCCCAGCAGCGTCACGCGCCGCACCGCGGTGACGCGGGTGGCCGCGCCGATCACGGGCGCGACCGCGCGGGCCAGGCTCCGGGCCACCCCGGGCTTGGGCGCCAGCGGGGCGCTCCACAGGCCGGCGGGCGCGATCGCGGTGACGGTCTGCGCGGCGCGGTCGAGCCCCAGCGCCAGCGCGACCCAGCCGCCGAGCGAGTTGCCCGCCACGTGCCATGACGCCGGGCCCAGCGCGTCATCGCAGAACGCGCGGACGGCGCCGGCCAGGGCGCCCGGCGTCGGCGTGACGCCCGGCGGCAGCGGCGCCGACCCGCCGAACCCGGGGAGGTCGACGGTGACGACCTCGCGGTGGGCGGCCAGGTGCGCCAGGACGGGGCGCCAGACGTGGCGGTCGGCCCCCAGCGGGTGCAAGAGCACCAGCGGCGGCCCGGTCCCCGTCCGGTCGTGGGCGAGCCCGGTCACCGCTCCTGGATCGCGAGCGCGGCGCCCGTGAGCGCGACGGAGGCGCCGATGACCAGCGCGGCGGCCTTCGCCGAGCCGTCGGGCAGCCCGGCACGGCCGGCCAGCGTGGCGCCGAGGTCGGCGAGGTCGCCGGCGATGGCGGCGCCCAGCCACGGCCGCACGGGCGAGCCGGTCACGGCGGCGACGAGCGCCCCACCGTTGATGACCGCGTCGCGGGCGCCGAGGCCGCGCAGCGCGACCTTCGTCGGGTCAGTGGCCGAGGACGGGCCGAGCCAGCGCAGCGCCAGGCGCTCGGGCCGGGCGGTGAGCAGGGCGCCGTAGCCGACCCGGAAGGCGGCGACGGCGACGGCGGCGGTGCGTGGGGAGGCGAGGGTCATCCTGG from the Baekduia soli genome contains:
- a CDS encoding glycosyltransferase family 2 protein, translating into MRVAVVVPNRDGRRWLPGLIDSLRAQTRSPDRLIVVDDGSRDESVAWLRAQGIDVVGRGQPGGFAAAVNLGIASVADCDAVALVNTDVVLAPDWVARMAGVLEAAPEAGSVACKMVGMDDPGLIDDAGDTLRRDGVCEQRGHGRRDTDPPSRFGEAGEIWGACAGAALYRRDAVVAAGGFDERYGMYLEDVDLALRLRLAGWTCRYEPAVARHAGGGSGAAVGFWVARNSLLLVTRWFPLRWAPFVAYRQAGWLVSAARGGTLRGHLRGLAAGLRDARGSLRARRAAGGAPGAAAMAQAVPWRPWRGPGAGGHREALE
- a CDS encoding glycosyltransferase, with amino-acid sequence MLPDEPRVALVHDFLLDLRGGERVFLALCEMFPEADLFTAVYDPVGTEGRFAHRRVHTSFLQRLRPDATSFRRYLPLYPYAMEALDLSGYDLVLSSSSAWAHGVLPSENAVHVCYCHNPFRYAWNAREATLRGRGPIARAALGAVLSRWRQWDWIAAQRVDRYVANSETTRRRIARYFTREADVVHPPVEIERFAPGVPGEHYVVLSELMPHKRIELAVRAFGQLRRPLVIIGDGPDARRLQRLAGPTVRFTGRVSDAEVARLLATSRALVVTATEEFGIAAVEAQAAGRPVIALDEGGVTESVVEGRTGVFYESATPEALAEAVAAFDPLSVDPADCVANAQRFSADAFRAGILANVEQGLAAGPGPRGERRRPALGLALAGRRTAA
- a CDS encoding alpha/beta fold hydrolase, which encodes MTGLAHDRTGTGPPLVLLHPLGADRHVWRPVLAHLAAHREVVTVDLPGFGGSAPLPPGVTPTPGALAGAVRAFCDDALGPASWHVAGNSLGGWVALALGLDRAAQTVTAIAPAGLWSAPLAPKPGVARSLARAVAPVIGAATRVTAVRRVTLLGTMAHPERVPPADAAALVRSYGRAPGFTAVNAAMRAGRFPDLDRVGVPVTLVWPEHDRLIARPRTIPAAIREIALPGCGHIPMWDDPGAVAAALLAGSAVPAAAW